A window of Terriglobus sp. RCC_193 contains these coding sequences:
- a CDS encoding DUF4097 domain-containing protein: MRIVSFAVLTVALITSVATHAQSGKTWDKAYPVSGRVDLSVTTGEGSIHTTACGTCRSVTIHVDAHDQDLKDYKLEESSSGNQISFSLKRRDEFGWHSNHGRSPEVIVQTPADSDVTLKSGSGSTELAGVNGNINITAGSGGVHVMESAGRLRGTVGSGGFTADGGFSQFHIHSGSGGVSVRLRPGQQIDGDSTLEAGSGSVRLAVPRDLHANVDATAGSGSFHSELPMMTSGDMGRGHGVHGTMNGGGPQLRIRTGSGSTRIDAL; this comes from the coding sequence ATGCGCATTGTTTCTTTCGCGGTCCTTACCGTCGCCCTCATCACTTCTGTTGCCACACACGCTCAGTCCGGCAAAACGTGGGACAAAGCGTACCCTGTCAGCGGTCGCGTTGACCTGAGCGTGACCACTGGCGAGGGCAGCATCCACACCACAGCCTGCGGCACCTGCAGGTCCGTCACCATCCACGTGGATGCCCATGACCAGGACCTGAAGGACTACAAGCTGGAAGAGAGCAGCAGCGGCAACCAGATTTCCTTCTCGCTGAAACGCCGCGATGAGTTCGGGTGGCATAGCAACCACGGGCGTTCGCCTGAGGTGATTGTGCAGACACCTGCAGACAGTGATGTCACGCTGAAATCCGGTAGCGGCAGCACCGAGCTCGCGGGTGTGAATGGCAATATCAACATCACCGCCGGTAGCGGTGGCGTGCATGTGATGGAAAGCGCGGGACGCCTGCGTGGCACCGTAGGCAGCGGCGGCTTTACCGCAGACGGTGGGTTTAGCCAGTTCCACATCCACTCTGGCAGCGGCGGCGTTTCGGTTCGTCTGCGCCCGGGGCAACAGATTGACGGCGATTCGACCCTTGAGGCGGGCAGCGGCAGCGTACGTCTGGCTGTGCCACGCGATCTGCACGCAAACGTGGACGCCACCGCAGGCAGCGGCAGTTTCCATAGCGAGCTCCCCATGATGACCAGTGGCGACATGGGGCGCGGACACGGAGTCCATGGCACCATGAACGGCGGTGGGCCGCAGCTTCGCATTCGCACCGGCAGCGGCAGCACCCGCATCGACGCTCTCTAA
- a CDS encoding amidohydrolase family protein, whose amino-acid sequence MKIIAIEEHFLTAEIRAAWAASAIGTEGTSAFDRGEVEARLDDLGEGRIVLMDESGVDVQVLSVTTPALHNLDVEVSVPLARHTNDLLAAAIAKYPDRFQGFATLPTAAPDEAALELERAVQELGFHGAMLCGRTRDRNLDHPDFLPMFGMAEKLGVPMYIHPQIPQQTVRNTLYGGFNDMTDIAFATFGLGWHYEAGIQFVRMILAGIFDKHPQLQMILGHWGEVVLFYTERLKNLSRVQTLQRPVLDVMRENLYVTPSGMWNELYFRHAVDVVGIDRVLFSADYPYQYRPGGAPRQFLEQLSISTEDKAKIAYGNWERLTSSHARAR is encoded by the coding sequence ATGAAGATCATCGCGATTGAAGAACACTTCCTCACCGCAGAGATCCGCGCTGCGTGGGCGGCTTCTGCCATCGGAACAGAAGGCACATCCGCGTTTGATCGTGGTGAGGTCGAAGCGCGTCTCGACGACCTGGGCGAAGGCCGCATTGTGCTGATGGACGAGAGCGGTGTTGACGTGCAGGTGCTCTCCGTCACAACACCCGCGCTGCACAACCTGGATGTGGAAGTCAGCGTGCCGCTCGCACGGCACACGAATGACCTGCTCGCCGCGGCGATTGCAAAATATCCTGATCGCTTTCAGGGTTTCGCAACGCTCCCCACTGCCGCACCAGACGAAGCCGCGCTTGAGTTAGAGCGAGCCGTTCAAGAACTCGGCTTCCACGGTGCGATGTTGTGCGGACGCACGCGCGACAGGAACCTCGATCATCCCGACTTTCTGCCGATGTTTGGCATGGCAGAGAAGCTGGGCGTGCCCATGTACATCCATCCGCAGATTCCGCAGCAGACTGTGCGCAACACGCTGTACGGCGGCTTCAATGACATGACCGATATCGCCTTTGCTACCTTCGGCCTCGGCTGGCATTACGAAGCTGGCATTCAATTCGTGCGCATGATTCTGGCAGGCATCTTCGACAAACATCCGCAACTGCAGATGATCCTTGGCCACTGGGGCGAAGTCGTCCTCTTCTACACAGAACGGTTGAAGAACCTGAGCCGCGTGCAAACATTGCAGCGTCCGGTGCTGGACGTGATGCGAGAGAACCTGTACGTCACACCCAGCGGCATGTGGAACGAACTCTACTTCCGCCACGCTGTCGACGTGGTGGGCATTGACCGCGTGCTGTTCTCCGCCGACTATCCCTATCAGTACCGCCCCGGCGGAGCGCCAAGGCAATTTCTGGAACAGCTATCGATCAGCACAGAAGACAAAGCAAAGATCGCTTACGGCAATTGGGAGCGTCTGACGTCGTCCCATGCACGTGCGCGATAA